The Phyllostomus discolor isolate MPI-MPIP mPhyDis1 chromosome 4, mPhyDis1.pri.v3, whole genome shotgun sequence genome window below encodes:
- the SLC11A1 gene encoding natural resistance-associated macrophage protein 1, translating into MGPFAGDRGPQRPDKPHYGSISSPPTAGPQQAPPGATYLSEKIPIPDAQPGTFSLRKLWAFTGPGFLMSIAFLDPGNIESDLQAGAVAGFKLLWVLLWATVLGLLCQRLAARLGVVTGKDLGEVCHLYYPKVPRTLLWLTIELAIVGSDMQEVIGTAIAFGLLSAGRIPLWGGVLITIVDTFFFLFLDSYGLRKLEAFFGFLITIMALTFGYEYVVARPDQGALLRGLFLPLCPGCGQPELLQAVGIVGAIIMPHNIYLHSALVKSRDIDRTRRADIQEANMYFLIEAAIALSVSFFINLFVVAVFGQAFYQQTNQAAFNVCANSSLHDYAKIFPRNNRTVNVDIYQGGVILGCIFGPAALYIWAVGILAAGQSSTMTGTYAGQFVMEGFLKLRWPRFARVLLTRSCAILPTVLVAIFRDLRDLSGLNDLLNVLQSLLLPFAVLPILTFTSMPALMQEFANGWLSKAITSSIMALICAINLYFVVSYLPSLPHPAYFSLVALLAVAYLGLTTYLVWTCSIAHGATLLAHSSHQHFLYGLPEEEKKREPSA; encoded by the exons ATGGGACCCTTTGCAGGTGACAGGGGCCCCCAAAGGCCAGACAAGCCCCACTATGGCTCCAtctccagcccacccactgcAGGGCCGCAGCAAGCGCCTCCTGGAGCCACCTACCTGAGCGAGAAGATCCCCATCCCAGATGCACAACCG ggCACGTTCAGCCTGAGGAAGCTGTGGGCCTTCACGGGGCCCGGTTTCCTCATGAGCATCGCTTTCCTGGACCCCGGAAATATCGAGTCGGACCTGCAGGCTGGCGCTGTGGCTggattcaaa CTGCTCTGGGTGCTGCTATGGGCCACCGTGCTGGGTTTGCTCTGCCAGCGGCTTGCTGCCCGGCTGGGCGTGGTGACGGGCAAGGACTTGGGCGAGGTCTGCCATCTCTACTACCCTAAG GTGCCCCGCACTCTCCTCTGGCTGACCATCGAGCTGGCCATCGTGGGCTCAGACATGCAGGAGGTCATCGGCACAGCCATAGCGTTCGGTCTGCTCTCGGCTGGGAG AATCCCTCTCTGGGGTGGCGTCCTCATCACCATCGTGgacactttcttcttccttttcctggatAGCTACG GGTTGCGGAAGCTGGAAGCCTTTTTTGGATTCCTTATTACCATTATGGCCTTGACCTTCGGCTATGAG TACGTGGTGGCTCGTCCGGATCAGGGAGCGCTCCTGCGAGGCCTGTTCCTGCCCTTGTGCCCCGGCTGCGGCCAGCCCGAGTTGCTGCAGGCCGTGGGCATCGTTGGCGCCATCATCATGCCCCACAACATCTACCTGCACTCGGCCCTGGTCAAG TCTCGAGACATAGACCGGACCCGAAGGGCCGACATCCAAGAGGCCAACATGTACTTCCTGATCGAGGCCGCCAtcgctctctctgtctccttcttcaTCAACCTCTTTGTCGTGGCCGTCTTCGGGCAGGCCTTCTACCAGCAAACCAACCAGGCTGCG TTCAACGTCTGTGCCAACAGTAGCCTCCACGACTATGCCAAGATCTTCCCCAGGAACAACCGCACAGTGAACGTGGACATTTACCAAGGA GGTGTGATCTTGGGCTGCATCTTTGGCCCCGCAGCCCTCTACATCTGGGCGGTGGGTATCCTGGCTGCCGGGCAGAGCTCCACCATGACTGGCACCTACGCGGGACAATTTGTGatggag GGTTTCCTGAAGCTGCGGTGGCCGCGCTTTGCCCGCGTCCTCCTCACTCGCTCCTGCGCCATCCTGCCCACAGTGCTCGTGGCCATCTTCAGGGACCTGAGAGACCTGTCAGGCCTCAATGACCTGCTCAACGTGCTGCAGAGCCTGCTG CTTCCCTTCGCCGTGCTGCCCATTCTCACGTTCACCAGCATGCCCGCCCTCATGCAGGAGTTTGCCAATGGCTG GCTAAGCAAGGCCATCACGTCTTCCATCATGGCCCTGATCTGTGCCATCAACCTCTACTTCGTGGTCAGCTacctgcccagcctcccccaccccgcctaCTTCAGCCTTGTAGCCCTGCTGGCCGTGGCCTACCTGGGCCTCACCACCTACCTG GTCTGGACCTGTTCCATTGCCCACGGAGCCACCCTGTTGGCCCACAGCTCCCACCAACACTTCTTGTACGGGCTTcctgaggaagagaagaagagggagccTTCTGCGTGA